One segment of Borreliella burgdorferi B31 DNA contains the following:
- a CDS encoding acylphosphatase encodes MYKQQYFISGKVQGVGFRFFTEQIANNMKLKGFVKNLNDGRVEIVAFFNTKEQMKKFEKLLNGNKYSNIKNIEKIVLDENYPFQFNDFKIYY; translated from the coding sequence ATGTATAAACAACAATATTTTATTTCTGGCAAGGTGCAAGGTGTTGGTTTTAGATTTTTCACAGAGCAAATAGCAAATAATATGAAACTAAAAGGATTTGTAAAAAATCTCAACGATGGAAGGGTAGAAATTGTAGCTTTCTTTAATACTAAAGAACAAATGAAAAAATTTGAAAAATTATTAAATGGGAATAAGTATTCAAACATTAAAAACATTGAAAAAATAGTTTTAGATGAAAATTATCCTTTTCAATTTAATGATTTTAAAATTTATTATTAG